In Malassezia vespertilionis chromosome 8, complete sequence, a genomic segment contains:
- the cdc1 gene encoding DNA polymerase delta small subunit Cdc1 (COG:L; EggNog:ENOG503NVJ1; BUSCO:EOG09263CUU), with protein sequence MARRYASGYDSLPDLSGPLHVSSAERSYAMQFAQIYDYRLSVLRRRVLTAATEQFGEKPPYVERILDTPPRQRCFVIGTLYAHMKHKPDVLQEIAREASLPPQQVVSYADPEYDELYIEDQSGRVRLVGARDRMHCVTGAVVGVLGIETPDGDLDVLDMVAPGPPPPLSLGNIPQRLPDAPGAPSIVLTSGLCMGNAAPEQDMYHALLLEYLTGELGTPEMRAQASCISSIVLAGDSVRRAAWCDPIIAAERQKHRAAMQSPFADLDPVLEELCATLDSVILMPGMQDPSSATMPQQPLLRALMPRAARWSSLECVTNPAWFMLHGRIMLGTAGQNVADLVKYAPEAAQSIETAMEMARATLEWSHVAPTAPDTLWCYPFKHTDPFVLRAAPDVYIVGNQAAHAHSTMNTKRADGTLHTIHIILVPDFSQTHEVVLLNMETLASHPVAFQA encoded by the coding sequence atggcgcgtAGGTATGCGAGTGGGTACGACAGCTTGCCGGATTTGTCGGGCCCGCTCCATGTCTCGTCAGCGGAGCGCTCGTACGCGATGCAGTTTGCACAGATCTACGACTACCGCCTCTCGgtactgcgccgccgcgtgctCACCGCGGCGACCGAGCAGTTTGGCGAAAAGCCGCCGTACGTGGAGCGCATATTAGACACTCCCCCGAGGCAGCGTTGTTTCGTGATCGGCACGCTGTACGCGCACATGAAACACAAGCCTgatgtgctgcaggagattgcgcgcgaggcgtcGCTTCCACCCCAGCAGGTGGTTTCGTACGCGGATCCGGAATACGACGAGCTCTACATCGAAGACCAGAGCGGTCGTGTGCGGCTAGTAGGGGCGCGTGATAGGATGCATTGTGTCACTGGGGCAGTTGTAGGTGTGCTGGGCATCGAGACGCCCGACGGCGACTTGGACGTGTTGGATATGGTCGCGCCGGgtccgccgccgccccTGTCCCTCGGCAACAttccgcagcgcttgcCCGATGCGCCAGGCGCGCCTTCTATTGTGCTCACAAGCGGCCTGTGCATGGGAAACGCGGCGCCGGAACAGGACATGTaccatgcgctgctgctaGAGTACCTCACGGGCGAGCTCGGTACGCCAGagatgcgcgcacaagcgtcGTGTATATCGAGCATCGTGCTTGCCGGCGACTcggtgcgacgcgcggcatggTGCGACCCAATTATCGCTGCAGAGAGACaaaagcaccgcgcagccATGCAGAGCCCTTTTGCGGATCTGGACCCTGTGCTGGAGGAACTGTGTGCTACGCTAGACTCGGTCATTCTCATGCCCGGCATGCAGGATCCGAGCAGTGCGACCATGCCGCAGCAGCCGcttttgcgtgcgcttatgccgcgcgctgcgcgatggAGTAGCTTGGAATGCGTGACGAACCCAGCGTGGTTCATGCTGCACGGGCGCATCATGTTGGGAACCGCGGGCCAGAACGTGGCGGATCTTGTAAAGTATGCGCCAGAGGCTGCGCAGTCAATAGAGACAGCCATGGAAATGGCACGCGCAACGCTGGAATGGTCGCACGTCGCACCGACTGCGCCGGATACGCTATGGTGCTACCCATTCAAGCACACGGACCCATTTGttcttcgcgccgcacccgACGTGTACATTGTCGGGAACCAAGCTGCACATGCACACTCGACCATGAACACGAAGCGTGCGGATGGAACATTGCATACCATTCACATCATCCTCGTTCCAGACTTTTCGCAAACGCACGAGGTGGTGCTGCTAAATATGGAAACGCTTGCATCGCACCCTGTAGCCTTTCAAGCATAG
- the CSN12 gene encoding COP9 signalosome (CSN) subunit (EggNog:ENOG503NY0K; COG:D) yields MRVAEFAQQVQHHVVREDGSGLAKLFSMHAPSTRRCFATIANPSASTVHSLLPPLPPPWPDLCTQYLRSGALLFGPSGPTRTPSESWTLACDALQGVLTAFLRYTTQLSAGRWVLPLLLSLLGDLRWVSQHADDALNAATHAATPDARPSHKYTEDCARQLNKAFSACVADRNPSLDESKKWATYALVGMLFRLYFQLHSTALCKNVLRALSAADLPPMDQFPRADQTTFHYYCGRLAFMDEQYGRADAELSQAFSDAPKSAVHNCERILLYLIPTRLLLGIRPARALLSVYPRLEALYKALIEACCEGAVARYDALIADLPTERTLVRLGVYLAFERARELCVARLFSRAYAVSGKETRMRLAAFQHALAWQGVHTNVREAEWALATLVAKGRIKGYIAHERQVVVLSAKDPFPAPTLAMLT; encoded by the coding sequence ATGCGCGTCGCTGAGTTTGCACAGCAAGTGCAGCATCatgtcgtgcgcgaagaCGGATCGGGGCTTGCAAAATTATTCTCTATGCATGCACCGTCAACGCGGCGATGCTTTGCGACGATCGCGAATCCCAGCGCCTCTACTGTCCACTCGttgctgccgccgctgccacCGCCATGGCCAGACCTGTGCACTCAGTacctgcgcagcggcgcgctcctctttGGTCCATCTGGACCTACACGCACCCCTTCCGAGTCATGGACACTTGCCTGCGATGCACTCCAAGGCGTCCTCACTGCCTTTCTCCGGTACACTACACAGCTCAGTGCCGGCCGCTGGGTGCTGCCTTTGCTGCTCTCCTTGCTTGGCGATCTCCGCTGGGTATCACAGCATGCAGATGATGCATTAAACGCAGCAACACACGCCGCTACCCCCGACGCACGCCCGAGCCACAAATACACAGAAGACTGTGCGCGTCAGCTGAACAAGGCCTTCTctgcgtgcgtcgcggatCGAAATCCGTCGCTCGATGAGAGCAAGAAGTGGGCGACGTATGCCTTGGTAGGTATGCTATTCCGCCTCTACTTCCAGCTGCACTCGaccgcgctgtgcaagaaTGTATTGCGCGCActcagcgccgcggacCTGCCGCCCATGGATCAATTTCCCCGCGCCGACCAAACTACGTTCCACTACTACTGTGGCCGTTTGGCCTTTATGGACGAGCAGTATGGCAGGGCAGATGCAGAGCTATCGCAGGCATTTTCCGACGCGCCGAAAAGTGCCGTGCACAACTGCGAGCGGATCCTCTTGTACCTCATACCCACGCGACTCCTGCTTGGGATccgcccggcgcgcgcacttctTTCCGTCTATCCGCGCCTGGAAGCACTGTACAAAGCGCTGATCGAGGCTTGCTGTGAAGGCGCTGTGGCGCGGTACGATGCACTGATCGCCGATCTCCCCAccgagcgcacgctcgtACGCCTCGGTGTCTATCTTGCGtttgagcgcgcgcgcgagctttGTGTCGCGCGGCTCTTTTCGCGTGCATACGCAGTGTCGGGCAAGGAAACGCGCATGCGCCTTGCAGCGTTCCagcacgcgcttgcgtggcaGGGCGTGCACACgaatgtgcgcgaggccgagTGGGCGCTTGCGACGCTCGTTGCCAAGGGCCGGATCAAGGGATACATAGCCCACGAGCGCCAAGTGGTGGTGCTCAGTGCCAAGGACCCCTTTCCGGCGCCCACGCTGGCCATGCTTACATAG
- the GPI13 gene encoding mannose-ethanolamine phosphotransferase gpi13 (EggNog:ENOG503NU7J; COG:T; TransMembrane:17 (i20-44o515-538i550-567o573-592i604-626o632-651i658-675o708-732i753-774o794-814i835-859o865-881i902-922o934-954i961-978o998-1022i1034-1058o); BUSCO:EOG092612MY) has translation MDAVRAGGAQKAVRPAFAAVLALICTVMLLHIVGIGIFTTGFLLQRVELVEKNACGGAKNAWAVPKPPERAADGDAEALRAWEAILDPMNEGECTLPPRFDKAVVWIIDALRYDFLAPATNDTMRDPYMHGHMQTPALRSASEPRNAFLAHFLADAPTTTLQRLKGLTTGSLPTFIEAGANFGGAGRVLEDNWISQFLHKIEAEPHRGMAFVGDDTWDTVFSDLFDANRSFPYSSFNVEDLDTVDLGVEEHMLREMVRKDARLVVAHSLGVDHVGHRFGASHPRMVPKLEQMNRLVDRVLELLDKDTLFILLGDHGMDATGDHGGDSELEVGAALWMYTKQPFGARGRGNLTAEPEVAAMLCDGFRPFSPLDGTHRSVPQIDLVPTVSLLLGTPIPFNNLGTVIPEVFAKSGALGDPDARLLRALRINARQVHTYLKAYAARSKDLHIFQDELDALWNVALEADAKFAALVHVWRKDSTALSGAATEALAAYAAYTRRAVEHARSVWAQFHYNKIAAGLFVLFGAVLATVWLWHIAAYESASAIWNAVRPMHYAPFGLVCILLPIPFSYLQRGVLGVAVAVLCGIAVGAWTLRAAPRKIRRSTLATLAAFTLLTLHAGIFASNSFTMWEDRISLGLFASVLLLRGLGSLAAPTKRLQVQMPLLALAILVLVRSIAMSRVCREEQAPTCVPSFYARVARPDGKFADNPAYAYAGPATNSMYVAGAAYAIAFFVPDVLRRILEQSQTYTDIAQALAMWIIRPALLAGAAFWIVDWAQGLERFDDEMRAWLLVTKTWVARLDLILIVVFGTLAWYFLPLCVRMQRQVVENKPKAAILGFGNAFGSAYLLLTTILFALLFLLAQSMGQLALSGAFLALVLLAELGDNERDAVLITESALQQPILPLMPSLLETSAIALLGFVAFFATGHQATLASIQWRVAFVGWTTVTYPWSPILVILNAFGPLSFLPAFAIVLLVLWNVAPTRPRQDTPPVPMHTAAALLRASMGFLFYHGVLALSAAIFACVFRRHLMLFKIWVPRFMMGGLGLLLADVAMLFGVLGAWRVAHKVHTVFAAQFY, from the coding sequence ATGGATGCTGTCcgcgctggcggcgcgcaaaaagcggTGCGCCCTGCGTttgcggcggtgcttgcgctgatCTGTACTGTGATGCTGCTGCACATTGTGGGCATCGGTATATTCACGACTGGTTttcttctgcagcgcgtcgaacTCGTTGAGAAGAATgcatgcggcggcgcaaaaaatGCATGGGCCGTGCCAAAGCCGCcagagcgcgcggcagacggcgatgcagaagcgctgcgtgcatgGGAAGCAATACTGGATCCCATGAATGAAGGAGAGTGCACACTGCCTCCGCGGTTCGACAAGGCTGTAGTCTGGATTATCGACGCGCTTCGCTACGATTTTCTCGCGCCGGCGACAAACGACACTATGCGCGACCCGTACATGCACGGCCATATGCAGACACCGGCACTGCGCAGTGCAAGCGAGCCACGCAATGCATTTCTCGCGCATTTTcttgccgacgcgccgacgacgacgctgcagcgcctgaAAGGACTCACCACGGGCTCGCTCCCGACATTTATCGAGGCCGGCGCCAATTTTGGCGGGGCTGGTCGTGTTTTGGAAGATAACTGGATTTCCCAGTTTCTCCACAAGATCGAGGCGGAGCCGCACAGGGGCATGGCGTTTGTGGGTGACGATACGTGGGACACTGTTTTTTCCGACCTCTTCGACGCGAACCGCTCTTTTCCGTACAGTTCTTTTAATGTCGAGGATCTCGACACGGTGGATCTTGGCGTAGAAGAGCatatgctgcgcgagatggtGCGCAAAGATGCACGGCTCGTTGTTGCACACTCGCTCGGCGTCGATCATGTCGGCCACCGCTTTGGCGCCTCACATCCGCGCATGGTCCCGAAACTGGAGCAGATGAACAGACTGGTAGATCGTGTGCTGGAACTGCTGGACAAAGATACCCTGTTCATCTTGCTGGGTGATCATGGGATGGACGCTACCGGAGACCACGGAGGCGACAGCGAGCTGGAAGTCGGTGCAGCGCTGTGGATGTACACAAAACAGccctttggcgcgcgcggaagaGGGAACCTTACCGCGGAACCCGAAGTGGCAGCCATGCTCTGCGACGGCTTCCGGCCATTTTCTCCGCTGGACGGTACGCACCGCTCTGTGCCGCAGATCGATCTCGTGCCTACAGTTTCGCTCCTGCTTGGCACGCCGATTCCATTCAACAACCTCGGCACAGTTATTCCCGAAGTGTTCGCAAAGTCGGGCGCGCTCGGTGACCCAGATGCACGCCTGCTtcgtgcactgcgcatcAATGCGCGTCAGGTACATACCTATTTGAAAGCCTATGCAGCACGCTCCAAAGACCTGCACATATTTCAAGACGAACTGGACGCGCTGTGGAATGTAGCACTCGAAGCAGACGCCAaatttgccgcgctggtGCATGTATGGCGCAAGGACAGTACGGCATTGTCTGGCGCCGCAACTgaagcgctcgctgcgtacgctgcgtatacacgccgcgctgtcGAGCATGCACGGAGTGTTTGGGCGCAGTTTCACTATAACAAAATTGCAGCAGGCCTGTTTGTGCTTTTTGGCGCGGTCCTAGCGACCGTCTGGCTCTGGCATATTGCCGCGTACgaaagcgcaagcgcgattTGGAACGCGGTACGCCCAATGCACTATGCACCGTTTGGTCTAGTGTGCATACTGTTGCCGATTCCTTTTTCGTACCTGCAACGTGGAGTACTGGGCGTGGCGGTTGCCGTTTTGTGTGGCATCGCGGTCGGTGCGTGGAcactgcgtgcggcgcctCGAAAAATTCGACGCTCGACGCTTGCAACGCTTGCTGCATTTACACTTCTCACACTGCATGCGGGTATCTTTGCAAGCAACAGCTTCACCATGTGGGAAGATAGAATTAGCCTTGGTCTCTTTGCCTCTGTTCTGCTCCTCCGAGGCTTGGGAtcgctcgcggcgccgaccaAGCGACTGCAAGTCCAAATGCCGcttctcgcgcttgcgatTCTTGTGCTTGTGCGATCGATTGCCATGTCGCGCGTTTGCCGCGAAGAGCAGGCGCCTACATGTGTGCCTTCATTttatgcgcgcgtcgcgcggcccGACGGCAAGTTTGCCGATAATCCAGCGTATGCCTACGCTGGCCCTGCGACAAACAGTATGTATGTCGCAGGTGCTGCGTACGCCATTGCGTTTTTTGTGCCCGACGTGCTACGCAGGATTTTGGAGCAGAGCCAAACCTACACCGACATTGCCCAAGCGCTCGCCATGTGGATCATTCGtccggcgctgctcgccggTGCTGCGTTTTGGATCGTCGACTGGGCGCAAGGGCTGGAGCGCTTTGACGACGAGATGCGTGCGTGGCTGTTGGTGACCAAGACTTGGGTAGCGCGCCTGGACCTGATCCTGATTGTTGTCTTCGGCACGCTTGCATGGTACTTTCTCCCTCTATGTGTGCGTATGCAGCGCCAAGTAGTGGAGAATAAGCCCAAAGCCGCGATTCTCGGATTCGGCAACGCGTTCGGAAGCGCATACCTTTTGCTTACGACCATTctctttgcgcttcttttcctgcttgcgcagtcGATGGgccagcttgcgctctCCGGCGCATTCCTCGCTTTGGTCCTGCTGGCCGAGTTGGGCGATAACGAGCGAGACGCTGTGTTGATCACCGAgtcagcgctgcagcagccaATCTTGCCACTGATGCCGAGTTTGCTGGAGACGAGTGCCATTGCGCTACTCGGCTTTGTTGCGTTTTTTGCCACTGGACACCAGGCTACGCTTGCATCCATTCAGtggcgcgtcgcttttgTGGGATGGACGACGGTGACGTATCCATGGTCGCCCATTTTGGTCATTTTGAACGCATTTGGGCCGCTCAGCTTTTTGCCGGCGTTTGCCATTGTTTTGCTCGTGCTCTGGAATGTCGCGCCTACGCGCCCAAGGCAGGATACTCCGCCGGTGCCGATGCAcactgctgctgcattACTGCGAGCATCCATGGGATTTCTCTTTTACCatggcgtgcttgcgctgagCGCCGCCATTTTCGCTTGCGTCTTTCGCAGACACTTGATGCTGTTCAAGATTTGGGTCCCGCGGTTCATGATGGGTGGGTTGGGGCTGCTCCTTGCCGATGTAGCGATGCTTTTTGGCGTGTTgggcgcatggcgcgtcgcgcacaaagtACATACGGTATTTGCGGCCCAATTTTACTGA